One stretch of Actinacidiphila sp. DG2A-62 DNA includes these proteins:
- a CDS encoding COG4315 family predicted lipoprotein — MLQTTSLRALGAGLTLAALATFAAACDSSSDDSSAAGSKTASGAPTSEATGSTTSPAAPSADGSQLVLKTAKGPAGIWLTDAAGRTLYLNTKDKGTASTCYDTCAKKWPPLTTDKPVTVTGKYTVPSSVGTITRTDGAKQVTYGGHPLYYFTGDTAPDQIKGQGMDGTWFLIGPIANIMNGSKP, encoded by the coding sequence ATGCTCCAAACAACATCACTGCGAGCGCTCGGCGCCGGCCTCACCCTGGCCGCCCTGGCGACCTTCGCGGCGGCGTGCGACAGCTCCTCCGATGACTCGTCGGCCGCCGGCTCGAAGACGGCCTCGGGGGCGCCGACCTCGGAAGCCACGGGTTCGACGACGAGCCCGGCGGCGCCGAGTGCGGACGGTTCGCAGCTGGTCCTGAAGACCGCGAAGGGCCCGGCGGGCATCTGGCTGACCGACGCGGCCGGGCGCACGCTGTACCTGAACACCAAGGACAAGGGAACGGCGTCCACCTGCTACGACACGTGCGCGAAGAAGTGGCCTCCGCTCACGACGGACAAGCCGGTGACCGTGACCGGCAAGTACACCGTGCCGAGCAGCGTGGGCACCATCACCCGCACCGACGGCGCCAAGCAGGTCACCTACGGAGGCCACCCCCTCTACTACTTCACCGGCGACACCGCTCCTGACCAGATCAAGGGGCAGGGCATGGACGGCACGTGGTTCCTCATCGGGCCGATCGCCAACATCATGAACGGCTCCAAGCCGTAG